CGCCGCTGATGTTCACCCTGCTGGCCCAGCGCGGCCTCCCGCCCACGCTGATGGCCAGCCTCTGCGCCGAGCGGCCGGCGAAGTTCCATGGCCTCTTCCCCAAGAAGGGCGCCATCCGCATCGGCTGCGACGCCGATCTGCTGGTGATGGAGGAGGGCGAATTCACCTTCGACGCCCGCGACATCCAGGACCGGGAGGACGCCAAGTGGTCGCCCTATGACGGCATGGCGATGAAGGCGCGCGTCGCCGCCACCTATCTGCGCGGCGGCTGCATCTGGGACGGGACGCGGGTCCTGGCCCGCCCGGGCACCGGGCGCTTCGTGCCGCGCCAGCATCGCGAGACCTTCACGGGCTGACGCTCCCCGGGTGGTTGGCGGGAAGGCGGGGCGCCGGTATGGACGTCCCGTCACCACCCGGAGCGCCTGCCCATGTCTGCCAGCATCACCCCCGTCATCGGCCTGATCGGCGGCTCGGGCCTCTACGATATTGACGGCTTGCAGGACCGGGAGTGGCGGCACGTTCCCACCCCCTGGGGCGCGCCGTCGGACCAGCTTCTCTTCGGCACGCTGGCCGGCATCCGCTGCGTCTTCCTGCCGCGCCATGGCCGCGGCCACCCCAACCCGCCCTCGGCCCTGAACTTCCGCGCCAATATCGACGCGCTGAAGCGCAGCGGCGTGACCGACGTGATCTCCCTCTCGGCGGTCGGCTCGCTGCAGGAACAGTATCCGCCCGGCCATTTCGTGATCGTGGACCAGTTCATCGACCGCACCTTCGCGCGGGAGAAGTCCTTCTTCGGCCCGGGCTGCGTCGCCCATGTCAGCGTCGCCCACCCGACCTGCCCGCGCCTGTCGGATGCCATCGCCGATGCGGGGGCGGAGCTTGGCCTGCCCATGACCAAGGGCGGCACCTACCTCGTCATGGAAGGCCCGCAATTCAGCACCAAGGCCGAGAGCCTGCTCTATCGCCAGTGGGGCTGCGACGTGATCGGCATGACCAACATGCCCGAGGCCAAGCTCGCCCGCGAGGCGGAGCTTTGCTACGCCTCCGTCGCCATGGTGACCGATTTCGACTGCTGGCACCCGGACCATGACCACGTCACGGTGGACCAGGTGGTGAAGGTCCTCTTCTCCAACGCCGACAAGGCGCGCGCTTTGGTCAAGGCGCTGATCCCCCGCATCGGCGCCCCGCGCGGCCCCTGCGAGGCCGGCTGCGACCGCGCGCTGGACCATGCGCTGATCACGGCCCCCGAGATGCGCGACCCGAAGATGGTTGCCATGCTGGACGCCGTGGCCGGCCGGGTGCTGCACGCCAAATAGGCTACTCCACCAGCGCCCCGTCGCTGAAGCGGATGTGCCGGCTGTGGTATTCCGCCACGGCCGGGCGGTGCGCGATGGAAAAGATCATCGCCCCGGGCAGCCGCTCCGCCAGCACCTCGTAGAGCGCGCGCTCGCCCGCCGGGTCCAGGCTCGCCGTCGCTTCGTCGAGGAAGAGCCAGTCGGGCTTCAGCAGCAGGGCGCGCGCCAGCGCCACGCGCTGCTGCTCGCCGCCCGAGAGGAGCTGTGACCAGGCCTCCTCCAGGTCGAGCTTCGGCGCCAGGTGCGAGAGGCCGGCATCGGAGAGCGCGGCCGCGATCGCGTCATCGCTGAAGGCATCGGCGGCGGCGGGGTAGCACAGCACGCGGCGCAGCGTGCCAAGCGGCAGGTAGGGCCGCTGCGGCAGGAAGAGGGCGCGGCCGCCCTCCGGCGTCTCCAGCCGCCCATGCCCGAAGGGCCAGATGCCCGCCAGCGCGCGGAACAGGGTGGATTTGCCGCTGCCCGAGGCGCCGGTCAGCAGCACGCGCTCACCCGCGCGCAGTTCCAGCGCCGCGTCTTCCAGCAGAACGCGGCCATCGGGCAACCGCAGGTTCAGCCCTTCGAGGCGGATGAGGCCTGGCGCGCCCGTGGCCGCGCGCATGCCCTCGCCCTCGTGCGCGGCGGCCCGCGCCGCGTCCAGCGCATCGCGGAAGCCGGTGAGGCGCGTCACCGTCGCCCGCCATTCGGTCAGGCTTGCGTAATTATCCACGATCCAGGAGAGGGCGCCCTGGACCTCGCCGAAGGCCTGGGCCGTCTGGGTCAGGCCGCCCAGCGGGATGCGCCCGGCGAAGAAGGCGGGGGCGGCGACCACGAAGGGAAACACCGTCGCCACCTGGGTGTAGCCGGCGGTGAAGAAGGTGAGGCGCTTGGTCGCCACCATCAGCGCCCAGAAATTCTCCATCAGCGCCCGGAAGCGAGTGACCAGCGCGCCGCGCTCCTCCGCCTCGCCGCGATGCAGGGCGACGCCTTCCGTGCTGTCGCGGAAGCGGACCAGCGCGTAGCGGAAATCCGCCTCCACCTTCTGCTGGTTGAAGTTCAGCCGGGTCAGCCGCCGCCCGATCAGGTGGGCGAGCCAGGTGCCGAGCGCCGCATAGAGGATGGCGATCCAGACCATGTAGCCGGGGATGGTGATGCCCAGGATGGTCGCCGGCCCGGACAGCGCCCAGAGCACCAGGAGGAAGGAGAACAGCGTCACCACGCTGCGCATCAGGCCGAGGCCGAGTGTGAGCGTCTCGTCCACGAACAGGCGCGCATCCTCGGAGAGGCGCTGGTCCGGGTTGTCCGTGCCGTAGCTGGTCAGCGCCATGCGGTAATAGGCGCGGTCCGAGAGCCAGCCCGCCAGCAGCGTCTCGGTTGTCCAGCGGCGCCAGCGGATCTGCAGCGCCTGGCGCAGGTAGATGGCGTAGACCGCGATGAGGATATAGGCCGTGGCGATCCAGACGAAGCCCGGCATCAGGCCGCTCTCCGTCTGCTTCCAGGTGAAGAGCAGGGCGGAGAAGGCCTCCGCGTCGCGCGCCTCCAGCGCGTTGAAGAACTCCCGGTTCCAGTAGGAGAGCATGACCGACATCGCGACCAGGGCGAGATTGAGCCCGACGACGACGGCGAGCAGGCCGCGCGCGGCCCAGCGTTCCTCGCTGCGCCAATAGGGCAGGGCGAGCGAAAGGGCCTCGCGGATGGCCGTCATGCGGGGGGCTCCGGAATGCGGGAGAGAAGATCGAGCGCGCCGGGATGGCCGGGCGCGATGCGCAGCGCCTGGGCGGCCAGCAGCCGGGCCGTCGCGCGATGCTCCTGCCCGAGGGCGAGGCGGGCGGCGGCCAGCATGGCCTCGGCGCTGTTCGGCGGCAGTCGGGCCACCTCGCCCTGCGCTTCGGTCACATGGGGGGCGTGCTGCCAATAGGCCTCGCGCCGCGCCTGCATGCCCGCCAATTCACGCTCGACGGCAAGGCGCAGGGCCGGCCGCAGCGCCTCGGGCAGGGCGGCGAGGGCCGGGCGCATGGCGCGGGCATAGCTGCGATAGAGGAAATCCGGGTCATGCGCCGCGGTCTGCGCCCCTTCCCAGATGCGGTAGCAATAGAGGATCTCGGGCAGGCATTCGATGTGCAGGCCGGCGAGTGCCGCCGCCTGCAGGAATTCCCAATCCTCGAAATAGGCGCGGTCCAGCGTGAAGCCGCCCATGCGGTCCCAGGCGGTGCGGCGCATGAACATGTTGGCGTCGCCCATGCCGTTGCGAAACACGCCCAGTGCGGAATTTGGGCCGGTCGGGATCCAGCCGATGGGCCGCGCGCTGCGGTGGCGCGGCGGCGGGCCGGCACCGCGGAAGGATTGCATCTGGCAGGTGAGGATATCGGCGCCCGAGCGGCGGGCGGCGGTGACGAAGGTCGAGACCTCATCCGGCCAGGCGGCGTTGTCGTCATCCATGAAGAGCAGGAATTCGCCCCGCGCCGCCTCCGCCGCGCGGTGGCGCGTGATGCCCTGCCAGGAATTCTCCGCGTTGCGCAGCAGCGTCCAGCCGCGCGCGGCGAAGCGCGGGGCCAGCGCCGCATGGAAGCGCTGTGCGGCGGGGTCGGTGCTCGCGTCATCCACCAGGATGAGTTCGAGGTGGGGGTAATCCTGCGCCTCGATGGAGGCGATGGCGTGGGCGAGCGGCCCGTGCCGGTTGAAGGCTGCCATGCAGACCGAGACCAGCGGCTGGCCGCTCAGCACCGGCGGCGCGGTCAGCGGCGCCAGCGCCTCATGCCAGTCGAGCCAGAGCCGGCCGGCCGCCTCGGGCGTGATGGCGGCGCGGCCGGGGGCGGCGCCCTCGGTCAGCGCGCGGCCCAGCGCCGCGGCCAGGGAAGCGGGGTTGCGCGGATAGAGCAGGCGTGCGCGATCCGCCTCGGCCACCAATTCACCGATGCCGCCGACATCGGGCGCCAGGAGGGGCAGGCCGGCCGCCAGGCACTCCAGCACCACATAGGGCGCGTTCTCCATGCGCGACGCGATGACGGCGAGCCGCCCGGGCTCGGCCAGGTATTCGCGCGCCTGGTGCGGGTCGAGGTCGTTCACCACCGTCCAGGGCATCGGCCAGGCCTCGGCCGCGGCGCCGATCCAGGCCAGCGCGTGCACGCCGGCCATGTGCCCGACCTTGCCGAGGAAGGTGACGCGCGCCGGCGCCTGCCCCGCCCGGATCAGGCGTGTGACGGCTTCGCAGAAGAGGCCGAGGCCCTTGCGCTCCTCCAGCCGGCCGAAGAAGACCAGCTCCTCCACCGGCCGCGGCGCGGGGTCCGCCGCGCGGCCGAGGAAGCTCGATGGCAGCAGGTTGGGCATGACCTGCGCGCTCGGCAGCTTCCAGCCCATCTCCGCCGCCACGTCGAGGATGTAGCGCGAGGGCGCGGTGACGAGGTCCGCCCCCTCCGCGCTGCGCCGCTCCATCCAGTCGGTCTCCAGCTCGCCGCTATGGGTGATGAACTGGGCCGAATGGGCGAAGTGCCAGAAGGTCGGGCTGTGGATCTGGCAGACGAGGCGCGTCCGCGCGAAGGCCAGGCCGCAGCGCTTGGCGACGGTGATCCAATAGCCGATGCCGCGCATCTCGTGGAAATGGATCGCGTCGAAGTCGCGCGTCTTCAGCCAGTGATAGGCGCCCAGCGAGAGCTCCGCCTCGCCGCCCTCCAGGAAGAGCGAGACGAAATCAATGCCGCGCTTCGCATAGTGCCGCCGCCATCGGGTGACGGGCTCATTCTCGGTGTAGGAGGAGGGGTAGCAGATGGTCACCTCATGCCCGGCCGCGACCAGCGTCTCGGCCAGCGCCAGGAAGGCCGTGCCCATCCCGCCATTGCGGATGGGGCCGACGAAATCCAGCGTCAGCAGGCAGATGCGCTGGCGCCGCATCAGGCGGCCGCCGTGACGATGAGCGCCACGCCCTCCCGCTCGCTCGCCTGGATGCGCCAGCCGGTCTCGGCGAGCAGCTCCGCCAGCGCGGCTTCGCTGATGAACCACCACCAGGGGGCGGCGAGACGGGCGGCCTGCGCTGCCTCGCGCGTCAGGCGGCCGGGGAAGGCCGCGAATTGGGGCAGGGTGACGCCCGCCGCGCGCAGGGCGGCGTCCAGCGCCGCGCCGCGCGCCGCATCCAGCTCGCCCGCATGCCAGAGATCGAAGCCCAGCGCGGCCAGTTCGGCGGTGACGGGCACGACGCTGCTGCGGAGGATGAGCCGCCGCGCGCCCGTCGCGCGCAGGCCGAGCAGGCGGCGCGGCGGGTCGCCATCGAGCTGCGCGAGATCCGCGCCATCGAGCACCAGGTCCAGCTCGGGCAGACGCTCGCGCAGGTCGGGCGCGTCGAGCGAGCCGCGCATCCACCAGGCGCGCCAGGCGCCGGGGTCGGCATGGAGCGGCGGCGGCAGCGGGTCGCGCGCGACGGCGCGGGCCTCGACCAGCGCCTCGGCCTCGGCGCCGAGGCCGAGGCGGGCACCCGCCTCCAGCAGCAGCGCATCGGCCTGGTCCGGCCGGTCGGTCGTCATCACCTGGATCGCGGCGGCGCCGGCGGCGAGGGCGCCGAGCGCGATCTCCGGCGTCTCGCGCGCGTCATTCCAGGCGAGCAGGACGCGCTGGCCCTGGGCCTCCCCGATGGCGCGCGCGGCGAAGCGGCTGGGCGGGGGCGGGGGCGGCTCGGGCGCGGGCTCGGCCGGCAGGGCTTCCAGCGCGCCGAGCCAGCGCTCGACGCGGCGGCGATTGGCGCCGAAATCCGAATAGCCGATCAGGCTGCGCGAATAGAGGAAGAGGCTGCTCCCCTCCGGCGTCGCCACGCATTCGGCGACGATGATGTCGGGGAAGTTCAACGCCGACCGCTCGACCCATTGCGCCTGCCGCCGCTCAGGCCAGGCGGCAAGCTGCCAGGTGCGGGGGAAGCCCTTGGCGAGGGCGAGCAGGCGCGCGAACACCGCCTCGGGCGTGCCGGGCAGGAGGGGGGCCACCACCTGCTTCGGCCCCGGATGCGCCGCGGGGGCCGCGAGGCAGGTATTGGGCGAGGGCGGCGGCACGAGGGAGGCGAATTCGACCGGGCTTGGCGCCTCCAGCCCCTTCGGGCCCTGTCCCAGCAGCGCGGCGATGCCGCTCACGCGTCGCTTCCGCCTTCGCCCTGCGCTGGGCCGGCGCCGCCGGTGGGGGCGCGCTTGCGGCGCAGGCGGATCACGCCGTGCATCGCCTCGGGCGCGATGGGCTTGCCCTTGCGCAGGATCTCGACCTCGCCCGCCGCCGAAAGCCGCGCCGCCGCCTGGCGGACCAGATGCATCAGCGGGCGCCAGTTCTCGGCCTCCAGGCCGCGCGCGACCTCCGAGGGGCAGATGGATTTCTCGGTGGCGTCCAGGCGGCGCAGCATCTCGGCCTCGATGGCCTCGGGTCCGGGCGTGCGGCTCATGGCACGAGCCAGGTGGCGCGCTCTTCGCCCGGCAGCCATTCGAGCCGCGCCCGGCGATGCCCCTCGGCGGCGAGCCAGAGCCATTCGAGGCTATGGGCATGCAGCAGGATGGTGCCGAAATGCGCGCGGCCGGACACGGCATCCTGCGGCGCGGGGAGGGGCGCGGGGATGGCGCGGCCGGGCCCGGGCTCGATCGCGTAGCACATGCGGCTGAAGCTGCGGCTGGCCTGCCAGGCGGCCTCCGCCACCTCATCCTCGGTGTGGAGCGAGGCGATGCCCTCCAGCCGGATCTGCACCTGCGCCACGGGGTCATAGGCATGCAGGGCGCAGCGCGGGTCGCGCGTCAGTTCGGCGAATTTCTCGCTCCGGCGGTCGCTGTGCAGGCGCAGCGTGCGGGTGGCGGGCTCGAAGCCGCGCAGCACCAGCGTGCGGGCGCGCGGCGTCCCGTCCAGGCCGATGCTGGCCAGCGTCGGCGTGTGCAGCGGGCTGCGCCGGTTCGTCACGCCTTCGGCCAGCAGGGCGAAGGCGGCGTCGCGGACGGCGCCGATGTCGTCGGCATGGGCCGGGCGCGGCATGGGTTGTGCGCGGGCACTCATGCGCCGAGCACCCTCTGGGCCAGGGCCTGCCCGCTTTCCCAGGCGGATTCCGCCCGGCCCGCGAGGCAGCCATCCGAGGCGTAGCCGAGGCCGAGCCCCGCATCCCAAAGGCAGGGTTGGCCCAATGCGACCTCCAGCAGCGAATAGCGCCAGCGATGCGCCATGGCAAAGAGCGGCGCCGGCGCGGGAAGTTCGGCGAGCAGCGCCGCGATGACCTGCTCGGTCGGTGCTTCCAGCTGCGCGCGGCTGAATTCCGGCCCCGCCTGGATCACCCAGTTCTCCTGCGCCGCCTCCCGTCCCGGCTTGGCGCTGTCCCGCGCGGCCCAGCCGATGGGGCCGTGGTAGCGCAGCGTGTCGGGCAGATCGAGCTTGCGGTCGAAGGCGGCCATCACCGTCCAGCAAGGCGCGTATTCGATGGGCGCGAGCGGGGCTGCCAGCTCGGGCGGCAGGATGGCGCGGGCCTGTTCGGCCGGGAAGGTGACAAGCACGGCGGAGAAGGGGCCGGCCAGCTCGGCCGGGGTGCTGGGCATCGGGCGGCCGGGGCGCACCAGCGCGGCATCCAGATGCGCGACCATCCAGCCCTCCGCCGTGCGGTGCAGCGCGCTGGCATGGCGGCCGGTCCGGATGTCGAGACCCTGGGCCAGATGGCGGCCAAGGGCGGACATGCCAGGGACCGGCACGCGCCGCTTGGCATCGGGCCAGGGTGCGGTGCCGCCCGCCTCCAGCAAGGCCGCGAATCCGGCCCGCTCCGCGCGGAGATATTGCGCGCCATGGTCGAAGCGGTGGCTCTGTCCCGCATGCTCGATGCGGCGCGTGGCGAGGCGCCCGCCAGCGGCGCGGCCCTTGTCGAAGAGCCGGACCGCGCGGCCCGCGGCGGTGAGGGCTTGGGCGGCGGAGAGCCCGGCGAGGCCGGCGCCGAGAACGGCTATGGGGAGCATTCCCGCATCAACGGCATTTGCGGCGCGCCGCGCAAGTGGGGGGCGGGCGCCCGCTCAGCTGGACCAGGCGGGGAAGGGGTCGGGCAGGCGGGCATGGGCGCGCGCGCCGGCCCGCCATTCGGCATTGGTGAGCAGCGTGGCGTCCAGCTCGGCGCGAAGCTTCGCCTCATCCATGCCGATGCCGATGAAGACGATCTCCTGCCGCCGATCCCCCGTGGGCTCCACCCAGAGGCCGCGGATCATCTCGCGCCAGGCGGGGTCCTCGGGCCAGCGCTTCTCTTCGATCGCGGCCCACCAGAAGCCGGCGCCCTGGTGGCGCCCCATGCGGCCGGCAAGCTGCCATTCGCCCACCCAGGCCGGGCGCGTGGCGAGCCAGAAGAAGCCCTTGGCGCGCACCACGCCGGGCAGCTCGCCCTCGATCAGCGCCTTGAAGCGCGCGGGATGGACGGGCCGCCGGGCGCGCCAGACGAAGCTGGTGACCCCGAATTCCTCGCTCTCCGGCAGGTGCTCTCCCGAGAGGGCCTGCTGCCAACCGGCGGCGTTCTGCGCGCGCTCCATGTCGAAGCGGCCGGTGCCCAGCACCTTGGAGAGCGGCACCTGGCCATGCGCCGTCGAGAGGATCTCCGCCGTCGGGTTGAAGGTGGCGAGCAGGGCCGCGAGACGGCCGAGTTCCTCTGGCGTCACGAGGTCGGCCTTGTTCACCACGATGGTGTCGGCGAATTCGACCTGCTCGATCAGCAGGTCCACCAGCAGGCGATGATCCTCCTCGCCCGCGCTCTCGCCGCGGCTCCGCAGCGTATCGGCGCTGGCGTAGTCCTCCAGGAAGGCGCGGGCGTCCACCACGGTCACCATGGTGTCGAGCCGCGCGACATCGCCCAGGCGGAAGCCCGTCTCGGTCGTGAAATCGAAGGTGGCGGCGACGGGCATGGGCTCGCTGACGCCGGTGCTTTCGATCAGCAGCGCATCGAAGCGGCCTTCGGCGGCGAGCTTCGCGACCTCCTGCATCAGGTCCTCGCGCAGCGTGCAGCAGATGCAGCCATTGCTCATCTCGACGAGCTTCTCCTCGGTGCGGGAGAGCGTGCCGGTGTTCGCGACGAGGCTCGCGTCGATGTTCACCTCGCTCATGTCATTCACGATGACGGCGACGCGCTGTCCCTCGCGATTGGCCAGCACGTGGTTGAGCAGCGTCGTCTTGCCCGCGCCGAGGAAGCCCGACAACACGGTGACGGGGAGGGGGTTGGTCATGCGCAGCAATCCGGTTCGTCGATGCAGAAGACGAGGCGCGAGCGCTGCGCCTCGGGCAGGTGGGAGAGGGGCGGGGAGCGGTGCAGGGTGGTCGCGCCCTCCCGCTTGCGGCCGCGGAAGAGGGCGACGGCGCAGCGCGGCACCTCCTCGATCCCGGCGCCGGCCTCGGGGTCGCCCATGCTCCATTGCGTGCCGGGGCCGGCATAGGTGACGAGCAGGCGGAAGCCCACCGAATCCACGTGGAACTTGCGGCAGGCATCGCCGGTGATGCCATCGAAGCGCAGCCGCACATGCTCGTTGCGCGTCAGCACCGCGAACATGTGGGACAGGCGCAGCATGTCCGAAAGCAAATCGATCGGCGCGCCGGCCGGCAATTGCTCGCAGAGCAGGTCGAGCGCCTCCTCCGGCTTGCCCTCGGCCAGCGCGCGGAAGGAGCCCGCCTGGCGGAGCGGGCGAAGCGGGCGGGCAAAGCTCGCCGGCTCCTCCCGCAGCCAGAGGGCGAGGGCGACATCGGGGCGGAGCGCGGTGAGCAGCACCGTCTCAGGCGTGCCGATCACGGCCCGGGGCGGGGCCTCATGGGTGGCGGCGTCGGGGGCGAAGGCTTCGCAGAGAAGAGGCATGGATGTGATATTATAACATCCGGCGCTGATGGCAAGGCCTCACCTTGCCCTTTCGCCCGGCCCGGCCTATCCGCGCGGCATTCTTTGCCGGAAGGACCGACCCATGCCCGCCATTGCCGACATCATTGCCCGCGAAGTGCTGGACAGCCGCGGCAACCCGACGGTGGAGGCGGAGGTGATCCTGGATGACGGCAGCCGCGGCCGCGCCGCCGTCCCCTCCGGCGCTTCGACCGGCGCGCATGAGGCGGTGGAGCTGCGCGACGGCGACAAGGCGCGCTATGGCGGCAAGGGCGTGCTCAAGGCCGTCGCCAATGTCGAGGGCGAGATCTTCGATGCCATCGGCGGCCTGAACGCGGCCGACCAGGTGAAGATCGACCAGATGATGATCGAGCTGGACGGGACGCCCAACAAGTCGCGCCTCGGCGCCAATGCGATGCTGGCGGTCAGCCTTGCCACCGCCAAGGCCGCCGCCCAGGCGCATGGCCTGCCGCTCTATCGCTATGTGGGCGGCGCCTATGCGCGCACCCTGCCGGTGCCGATGATGAACATCATCAATGGCGGCCAGCATGCCGACAACCCGATCGACATCCAGGAATTCATGATCATGCCGGTCGCCGCCGGCACGATCGCCGACGCGGTGCGCGTGGGCTCGGAGATCTTCGCCGCGCTGAAGAAGCAGCTGCACGCCGCCGGCCACAACACCAATGTGGGCGATGAGGGCGGCTTCGCCCCCAATATCGGCAGCGCGGACGAGGCGCTGGCCTTCATCGCCAAGGCCTGCGAGGCCGCCGGCCACCGCGTGGGCGAGGATGTGATGTTCGCCCTCGATTGCGCCGCCACCGAATTCTACAAGGACGGCGTCTATGACATGGAGGGCGAGGGCAAGAAGCTCGATGCCGCCGGCATGGTCGCCTACCTCGAGGGGCTCTGCGCCAAGTGGCCCATCATCTCCATCGAGGACGGCATGTCCGAGGATGACTGGGCCGGCTGGAAGCTGCTGACCGACCGCCTGGGGGCCAAGGTCCAGCTGGTGGGCGACGACCTCTTCGTCACCAACCCCGAGCGCCTGGCCATGGGCATCGAGCGCGCCACGGCCAACTCCATCCTGGTGAAGGTGAACCAGATCGGCACGCTGACCGAGACGCTGGAGGCCGTGGATATGGCCCATCGCGCCAGCTACACGGCGGTGATGAGCCACCGCTCCGGCGAGACCGAGGATTTCACCATCGCCGACCTCGCCGTCGCCACCAATTGCGGGCAGATCAAGACCGGCTCGCTCAGCCGCTCGGACCGGCTGGCGAAGTACAACCAGCTGATCCGCATCGAGCAGGATCTGGGGCCCGCGGCGCGCTACGCGGGGCGGACGATCCTGAAGCGCTGATCGCGAAGCGCGCCGGGCGAGCCGCCCTCAGCGCGGCTCGCAGCGCAGCGTGACGTCCGGGCTGTTCTGGTCGCCGCGCGGGCGCAGAATGGTCATCCGGCGGTTCGAATCATAGACGCCGTTGGGCGTGGTGCAGACCACGCCGAACAGGGAGTTGTGCGACAGGCCCACCGTGCCCGCATTCGGCGCGGGAAAGACGGGCTGCTGCGCCCAGGCCAGGCCGCCCATCGCGAGACCGGCCGTCAGGAGGCCGGCACCGAAGCCCTTCAGAAACTTGTTCATTTCCTGTCTCCTCTCTGTGTGTGCGGGGTGGCCCGCCCGGGCAAGCATGCCAAAGCGGCGTGCGGGCGCAAATCGTCCTGGCCTATGGGGCGCATCGCGCCGCCCGATCTCCGCCGACTCGCCGGAAACCTTCCCTCTTGTACCGCTTGCGTTTCGCCGCCGTTGGTGATTCTGTGCCCTGGACGCGTCGGGGGACGCGCTGTGGGGGCTTCATGAATTTCGGGCGGTGGCTCATCCGCATGCTGAAGCTGCTGGCGCCGCCGGTGATCCTGGCGAGCATCGCGGCCTTCTTCGTCTGGCACGCCTCGCACGGGGATCGCGGGCTGATCGCGCGTGAGCAGCGCCTGGCCGAGATCGCCGCCGCCCGCACCGACCGGGACCGTGCCATCGCCGAGCGCGAGGCGGCCGAGCGCCGGGTGAACGCCATGCGCGGGGACCAGCTCGACCGGGACCAGCTGGAGGAACGCGCCCGGGCCATGCTGAATCTCACCACGCGGGAGGAGATCGTGATCCCCTATCCGCCCGGCCAGCGGCTTTTCTGATCCTTCAAGGGCTTCGCCCAATTGCTGCGCTGCGGCATCGCCGGGTTCGTTAACCGATAGTCAGTTAATCGTCGCATTGCGTTGCAATGCAAGGCCTTTTTGGCATCCCTTCCATGCTTGCACAGCCTGCCGGGGCAGCGTAATCAGCGATGATCACGCAGGGAGAGACCCATGGCCGCCAAAGCCGCCCCCCCAACCGCGAATGCCGGCAAGCGCCGCTCCAAGGGCGCGGCCGAGCAGCCCGCCATGGGGCGCGACGCCCTGCTCCAGGCCTATCGCGACATGCTGCTGATCCGCCGCTTCGAGGAGAAGGCGGGCCAGCTCTACGGCATGGGCCTGATCGGCGGCTTCTGCCACCTCTATATCGGCCAGGAGGCCGTGGTGGTCGGCATGCAGGCCGCGCTCAAGCCGGGCGACCAGGTCATCACCTCCTACCGGGACCACGGGCACATGCTGGCCACCGGCATGGAGGCGCGCGGCGTGATGGCGGAGCTGACCGGACGGATCGGCGGCTATTCGCGGGGCAAGGGCGGCTCCATGCACATGTTCAGCCGCGAGAAGGGTTTCTATGGCGGCCATGGCATCGTGGGCGCGCAGGTCTCGCTCGGCGCGGGGCTGGCGTTCGCCAACATGTATCGCGGCAATGACCATGTGGCCGTCGCCTATTTCGGCGAGGGCGCGTCCAACCAGGGGCAGGTCTATGAGAGCCTGAACCTCGCTGCCTTGTTCAAGCTGCCCTGCATCTTCGTCATTGAGAACAACAAGTACGGCATGGGCACCAGCGTCGACCGCGCCTCGGCCAGCCGTGACCTGTCGCAGAATGGCAGCCCCTGGGGCATCCCGGGCGAACAGGTGGACGGCATGAACGTCCTCACCGTGCATGAGGCGGCGCAGCGCGCGGTCGCGCATTGCCGCGCCGGCCTCGGCCCGTATCTGCTGGAGATGAAGACCTACCGCTATCGCGGCCACTCCATGTCCGACCCCGCGAAGTACCGCACGCGCGAGGAAGTGCAGAAGATGCGCGAGCAGCATGACTGCCTCGAGACCGCGCGCAGCATGCTGCTGGAGCAGGGTGTGACCGAGGCGGAGCTGAAGAAGATCGATGACGAGGTGAAGGTGATCGTCCAGGACAGCGCCGATTTCGCGCAGGAATCGCCCGAACCGCCGGAGAGCGAACTCTGGACCGACGTTCTGCTGGAGGCGAAGTAAGATGGGTGTCGAAATCCTGATGCCGGCGCTGAGCCCCACCATGACGGAGGGCAAGCTGGCCAAGTGGCTCAAGAAGGAAGGCGATGCGGTCAAGGCCGGCGACGTGATCGCCGAGATCGAGACCGACAAGGCGACGATGGAAGTGGAAGCCGTGGATGAGGGCGTGCTGACCCGCATCCTGGTGCCCGAGGGCACGGAGAATGTGGCGGTGAACGCGCCCATCGCCGAGCTGGATGGCGGCGGCGCCGCGAAGGCCGCGCCGGCGCCCGCGCCGGTGGCCGCACCCGCCCCCGCCGCTGCACCCGCCACGGTCCCTGCCGCGCCGCGCGCCGCGAGCGCCGAGAAGGACTGGG
This region of Sediminicoccus rosea genomic DNA includes:
- a CDS encoding DUF3253 domain-containing protein — encoded protein: MSRTPGPEAIEAEMLRRLDATEKSICPSEVARGLEAENWRPLMHLVRQAAARLSAAGEVEILRKGKPIAPEAMHGVIRLRRKRAPTGGAGPAQGEGGSDA
- a CDS encoding pyridoxamine 5'-phosphate oxidase family protein, encoding MSARAQPMPRPAHADDIGAVRDAAFALLAEGVTNRRSPLHTPTLASIGLDGTPRARTLVLRGFEPATRTLRLHSDRRSEKFAELTRDPRCALHAYDPVAQVQIRLEGIASLHTEDEVAEAAWQASRSFSRMCYAIEPGPGRAIPAPLPAPQDAVSGRAHFGTILLHAHSLEWLWLAAEGHRRARLEWLPGEERATWLVP
- a CDS encoding NAD(P)/FAD-dependent oxidoreductase; this translates as MLPIAVLGAGLAGLSAAQALTAAGRAVRLFDKGRAAGGRLATRRIEHAGQSHRFDHGAQYLRAERAGFAALLEAGGTAPWPDAKRRVPVPGMSALGRHLAQGLDIRTGRHASALHRTAEGWMVAHLDAALVRPGRPMPSTPAELAGPFSAVLVTFPAEQARAILPPELAAPLAPIEYAPCWTVMAAFDRKLDLPDTLRYHGPIGWAARDSAKPGREAAQENWVIQAGPEFSRAQLEAPTEQVIAALLAELPAPAPLFAMAHRWRYSLLEVALGQPCLWDAGLGLGYASDGCLAGRAESAWESGQALAQRVLGA
- the zigA gene encoding zinc metallochaperone GTPase ZigA codes for the protein MTNPLPVTVLSGFLGAGKTTLLNHVLANREGQRVAVIVNDMSEVNIDASLVANTGTLSRTEEKLVEMSNGCICCTLREDLMQEVAKLAAEGRFDALLIESTGVSEPMPVAATFDFTTETGFRLGDVARLDTMVTVVDARAFLEDYASADTLRSRGESAGEEDHRLLVDLLIEQVEFADTIVVNKADLVTPEELGRLAALLATFNPTAEILSTAHGQVPLSKVLGTGRFDMERAQNAAGWQQALSGEHLPESEEFGVTSFVWRARRPVHPARFKALIEGELPGVVRAKGFFWLATRPAWVGEWQLAGRMGRHQGAGFWWAAIEEKRWPEDPAWREMIRGLWVEPTGDRRQEIVFIGIGMDEAKLRAELDATLLTNAEWRAGARAHARLPDPFPAWSS
- a CDS encoding DUF1826 domain-containing protein codes for the protein MPLLCEAFAPDAATHEAPPRAVIGTPETVLLTALRPDVALALWLREEPASFARPLRPLRQAGSFRALAEGKPEEALDLLCEQLPAGAPIDLLSDMLRLSHMFAVLTRNEHVRLRFDGITGDACRKFHVDSVGFRLLVTYAGPGTQWSMGDPEAGAGIEEVPRCAVALFRGRKREGATTLHRSPPLSHLPEAQRSRLVFCIDEPDCCA
- the eno gene encoding phosphopyruvate hydratase; this encodes MPAIADIIAREVLDSRGNPTVEAEVILDDGSRGRAAVPSGASTGAHEAVELRDGDKARYGGKGVLKAVANVEGEIFDAIGGLNAADQVKIDQMMIELDGTPNKSRLGANAMLAVSLATAKAAAQAHGLPLYRYVGGAYARTLPVPMMNIINGGQHADNPIDIQEFMIMPVAAGTIADAVRVGSEIFAALKKQLHAAGHNTNVGDEGGFAPNIGSADEALAFIAKACEAAGHRVGEDVMFALDCAATEFYKDGVYDMEGEGKKLDAAGMVAYLEGLCAKWPIISIEDGMSEDDWAGWKLLTDRLGAKVQLVGDDLFVTNPERLAMGIERATANSILVKVNQIGTLTETLEAVDMAHRASYTAVMSHRSGETEDFTIADLAVATNCGQIKTGSLSRSDRLAKYNQLIRIEQDLGPAARYAGRTILKR
- a CDS encoding FtsB family cell division protein: MNFGRWLIRMLKLLAPPVILASIAAFFVWHASHGDRGLIAREQRLAEIAAARTDRDRAIAEREAAERRVNAMRGDQLDRDQLEERARAMLNLTTREEIVIPYPPGQRLF